Within the Poecilia reticulata strain Guanapo linkage group LG13, Guppy_female_1.0+MT, whole genome shotgun sequence genome, the region AGTGGAAAGGTGAATGTGACGCTGAAGAACCCCGGGAAGAGGCTGGAGCATCACGGCATCAAAATCGAATTTGTCGGCCAAATAGGTGGGTGGGGAAGTATTAGTCATATAATGCAACAAATGATCACAAACATGTTATTCCTTTGATCCGGAATTTAAACATTATTCTCCATAAAGCACCGGGTGTACTTCATAAGAATATTTGTGAAATGCAAAGATTTGTAGTTTAGGAAAGCTTGTCTATTGCAAtagaatgttgttgttttttcttttactagaAAAGCATATCCAGTGTCAATTTTagggagttttttttgtccagataTTTCTTTACATTACAATCTCAAGCTTCAATTCGATgtattctggttttatttgatttaccAGCTTTGTTTTGCATCTGTGAGCTTTCTAAATCAACCCAGTGAAATATTGTTGAATTCTTTCAAAAATTGTTCAAGCTCTGACAGATTAGTTAGACAGCatcaattttaaagtttcaaGGTGACAGATTATAATCTGGATTTAGGTGGTTTAATTACTCTAAACCACAATTCAGTTATTCAGAGTAATTATTCTAAACCACTTAATTGCAGCCCTGTTTGTATATTTAGGATCACTGTCCTGAAAGGTCAACCTCCTCTCTAGTCTCACCTATTTGTGAGCCTCTAaccagttttttaaatatatttttacttggAGTTACCTTGTAGTTAACTCCATCTATTGTCTCTCTGACCAGCTCCACGGAAGAAAAGCATCTATAGAACACAGCGTTATCACCACTTCATTGCATAGTTTATATTTAGCGTGATGTGCTGTGTTAGTTTTCCATGACACATAGTGTTTTGTATATTggccaaaaagttcaattttggtcTCGTCAGAACCAGAGCACAGTCTCAGTGCGGATGCCGAGCCTACTGCATCGTTACTAGTAAACTTAAAGTAGTAACGATGGAGCCAGTTTAAGGACTTCAAAACTGGAGTAATgttctctatcttcctggttttggtGATATTAGTCCATTAATCCTGGATAGAGgggatagaaggctgactttgtaactatctttatgtgactctgaatgTTCAGATCTGAGTCACTATTGTTCTCCTTCCCCTGCTTGACACTTTAGGTGGACGCTCATGTGCTGACAGGTACTTGCAGTTGTACCACTCTCTGTACATGTTTAGATATTTGAACAGTTCTTTACAagataaaatgttgttttgcaaCCAAAATCTTTGGTCATCATGATGcagtttgttcactaatgttcttcATCAAACAAATAATGACTTCACAGAACaactggatttatactgagaccAAATTACACATAAACACTATTTACAAATTAGGAACTTCCGAAGGCATTTAGTGCATTCAATTTAGTGCCATCTTAAAGTGCAAATCAAACTCAGATTTTCATGTGTTAACAATTTTACAGTTGTCCACTACGATTTCCATGAAATTTacagaagtttgtggttgcaatctGGAAAAGTGTTAGTGCAGTGGTGTCCAAATCTTTTGTCTTGGGGGGCCAAAACAAGAAGTTAAACTTACTGTGTCCCacaaaattcataaaataaaaaatgctacatttttttgttttggaggtttttgtaactttttatcTGCTCAacactaaattaatttttaaaataaaatctgtatatAATTGGCAatccaaaacagaaaagtccTGTTGGGCTGTtgccttatttaaaaaagaaccacacacacaatttccacatttttgagtcattaattgctttttattttgttggctacatttttaaccatttttgaCTTGAGGTAAGGGCGGGGGAACCAAATTATGTCAAGGGTCACAAATGGGCCCTGTGCCAAACTTTAGACACCGCTGTCTTAGGGGTTTGACTACCTTTTGAAATGGActgtataaacataaaatataacaaatgcattaaaaaaaagctgttattCTTAAGGCTCCCAGTTGAACTGAAGTAAGGTTGCAGCCTAAATGTGAAACTGGAAAGTAGTGCATGGAGGCGGATAGTGATTATTTCTGGGGTTTGTCCTACATATTGTGGTGCAAAACACCTGAGTGGTGCTTCATCGAGCAAACAAGTTGATGTGAGTTACATCTCAGTTGGGAGGCTTGTCCCAAATCTCCAGGCGGAAATCAACAACAAAGTGTTCAATGCCTTCCAAACTGAACGTATCAGAGGATCATGGCTGCAAGGAAACAGAAAGACCTGGGCTGACGTGATCCTCCTCATGCTATGGATAACACTGCTGTAGTTGTATGAATATTTAGTAGTAAAATAAAGTgtattcttttaatattttcagtgaAAGAGACAGGGATGTTTGTCTTTGTGCCAATAAATTGATAGTAATgtaccaaaaatacttggacGTAATGTAATTTAAGCTCGGTTTAATTGTATTTGAGATTTGggcattttattattattattattattaaattcttCACCCTCCAAAGAAATcttagttttagcttcaaatCCATTTCTCATATATTCTGTACAAAATAAAGTCCCAAGTAGTTTCGTTTTCAGCTGAGTAAATATGACTTACTTGTATTTAAATACAAGTTTTGTTTACTGTAttccaaaatgtttacattttttaaaataaaaattaaagctaGAGTTGTCAAAGTTTCTTTAgacaaaatgaattaatgaTCAATTCAAACTTGTATGTAATCATGTTCCACATTATCATTAAATAacaagtagtttaaaaaaaaagcattcaagTGCAGGGTAACGTACGGGCTTTCatagaaatgtttatatttttaatgtaattttgtgTAGATtgccttgtttttaaaatatatatttttaacgtCACCTTTCTCTCCCGACGTTTGCCCAGAGCTGTATTACGACAGAGGAAACCATCATGAATTTGTTTCCCTGGTGAAGGATCTTGCGAGACCCGGTGAAATAACCCAGTCGCAGACCTTCGACTTTGAGTTCACACACGTGGAGAAACCCTACGAGTCTTACACAGGCCAGAACGTCAAGCTAAGGTGCGTATGATCATTCACTCTGCTGCTTTACAGGTACAGAGAATGTAAAGGGCTATATTTTAACCTGCTTGGCATACAGCACCGAGTTCAACGTTTAACCGACGACGTTGTCTTTATGCCACATTTACAGACTGCATGTAAAAATCTGTTAACGTTTTCAGGTACTTCCTTCGCGCCACGGTGATAAGAAGATTAAATGATATAAGTAAAGAGATGGACATTGTGGTCCACACACTGAGCACCTACCCTGAACTCAACTCCTCCATCAAGATGGAAGTTGGAATCGAAGACTGCCTCCATATTGAGTTTGAGTACAACAAATCTAAGTAAGACATGTTGAGATTATAAACTACTGCAAGGCCTATAATTAGCCATGGACAGTTATGGATGATTTTATGCgacaagcaaaagaaaagctgatGTTTGTTCTAAAAAGAAATCTTCACCCattgaatatttaaatgttattgctTACTGATTAcaggcatatttaaaaaaaaaaaataataaaataattttgtagcATTGCTTGATTATGGGAAAAAATAAGTTGGCTCTCAAACGTGAAcagcattactttttttttacagctgaatgTTGTTGAAAATCTTCATGTGAATAAGAAAATATGAGCTAACAAATCAACAAGGcatatcaaaacagagaggATGCAAGCTAGCATTAGCTCTTGCTAACCCCACCCAGCGTAAAGATCCTCAGAAGAGCAGGATGTGCTCGCTTCAAAAGTCTTTTTCCTGGAGACTTTTGAAGCGATGGTTGAATATGAAATATAATGCTTTTAAGCGAGTTGCTGATAGGAAGTTAAACCAAggaaaaaactgtcaaaaccaacaacaataacaacaaaaatggttggaaatattttatctgcttGTATCAAtcaattcaaattttatttgtatagcacttttcagcagcaaggcatttcaaggtgctttacatattaaaaaataaataaataaaaacagcatgtgacattgaataaacagtaagaaagagatttaagaaaaaaacaaagatcaaaaaaagataaaaacatacttttgttatggaatttaagcgcctgttGTCGCCGGACTCTGCCGTCCGTTTAGCACGAGTTTTATCCAGGCCCTGTCAcctaacaggacaaggtctccaaccttgcagcaccgggctccgtccacctgtcacgcaaatttttgcgctaggacttCGCCGTCCTACACGGATTTTTTGTGCACtatttttttacctgttagtctagaatttacagggtttttctgtGCGCACAGTGACCCTCAGTCACTGGCCACTTTTACATcattagaaataaatacaaataaattaatagataaaaagtaaagataaaaacatcaaagacatcaaaacccacactctaaccctaatttagccataagcaactctaaacaggtgggttttaagttgagatttaaaggcacccagtgtttcagctgttttacagttttctggaagtttgttccaaatttgtggtgcatagaagctgaatgctgcttctcctcatttggttctggttctggggatgcagagcagaccagaaccagaagatctgaggcatctagacggttggtacagcaataacagatctttaatgtattgtggtgctaaaccgttgaGTGACCGTACAGATTGTAGTGCTAGAGCAGAGCATACTTCTGATTTCAAAGCCTAGACGTAAAACAATAAACTTTTACCATAAAGCATATAAACAgttgaaaaacaacttttttttccctgtttgttAATCCtcataggtaaaaaaaaaaacaatccacaggtaaaaaaaacaggGTTGTTCATGTATCAGCTTAAAAGCTctttgaccaaaaataaaactaaaataagtttattttattattgaagtaaatattttctttttcggTTTCTATCTTTTGTTTTGTGACAGATACCATCTGAAGGATGTGATTGTGGGCAAAATCTATTTCCTCCTGGTgaggattaaaataaaacacatggagATCGACATCATCAAACGCGAGACGACCGGCACCGGCCCAAGCGTCTACCACGAAAACGACACGATCGCAAAGTACGAGATCATGGACGGAGCGCCGGTTAGAGGTGAGCGTCTTTCATTTAGCATTACAGCTCGTaacgagcaaaaaaaaaaaaaaagtgtttaaatgtgGTTCATCTTTCAGGTGAATCTATTCCTATCCGATTATTTCTGGCCGGTTATGATCTGACTCCGACCATGCGAGACATCAACAAGAAGTTCTCCGTGCGCTACTACCTGAATCTGGTATTGATCGATGAAGAGGAGAGACGCTACTTTAAACAACAggtatggaaaaacaaaagtgaaggGCCTcggtttaaattttttaaataaaattaaactcaaGTTatataaaggcaaaaaaaaaaaaaaaggaagtacCAGATCACCAACACACTGAGCTCACAGTAGTTCTCTTTTGGTGATGCGTACTATGCATTTATTTCCCATGGagcttaaaataaagaaacactgACCTTAACAATCCAGCTTGTTCTGCCACTCGGACACAGATTGAATTCTAAAATTGATCTCCACACAGTCCATTAACTTTTCAACTCGCGTCAACTAAAGCGAGTCTTTCATTCAAACGGATCGATACGAACTGCCGGTTCGCTGTAGCGCTCGCACGCCCCTGTTACGGTCTGCAGGCGCAACAACAACAGAGCCTGATGGAACAGTTTAAGTGCTACATTGGAGGctgattagttgttttaaaaggcGGACCTGCTGCAGGGATCAGGAGGGCGAGGTCGCCGTTTGGGATAAACATGCTAAATTCACGGCAAAGATACCAAGCgttttttggtctaatttctagtgcaaatatctatgTACATTCAAACTAACTCataagtaccgtattttccgcactataagtcgcacctaaaaaccttcaatttcctcaaaagccgacagtgcgccttataatccggtgtgccttatatatggaccaatattgagccacaacaggtctagcaactacagtaagcagccgccaacttcattttcacccgtagaagaagaagcgcgcagtgcatgctgggatagttgtcagaaggctggtttgttaataaagtttgactgacctatctacctaccgaccgtctaaaatcaggtcgtctgcaggtcatttagcaccacgttcttcacgaacatgctgtgcgtgaacggaccatcgtccggccacgccccggcctagttgcggaaggctctcctcgccgaccggagttggactgttttgttgacattctccATGTCAATAAAGTGGCTTTAGAAATTCATGCGGGGTGCTTCGGGGgatgcttcgactagggttaccaagggaccagcccctatacatttaaaaccggggggcgggggaagagagacagagactgtggcggcagcgtgtcggttggtctgtgttacccagaaagcagttgggcacaatatcgcaacaccaacaccgtgagtgaaacaacgactggggcagcctactatataaagtacttgggGACCATTTcgttattattacacatccataTTTCTAGACTACGGAACGTTTAATTTTAAGGgactaactgtagcgtctattctatgcgccttatgatgtggtgcgccttatatatgaaaaaagttttaaaataggccattcattgaaggtgcgccttataatccggtgcgccttatagttcggaaaatacagtaagcttgttttttgttttgttttttcagttggTGCATGAAATCATGGTTTGGAAACTAACATTTTGAATTCcgtttttcttctcattttaaattagtttgagccaaaatgtttaagaaatctgTGTAAAAAGAGGCACTTCTATCgtcttttacactttttttgttaACATGAGAATCTAGTCAGGCTGAAACCTCATTTTAATGTCGACCTTCACAGAAGTGCGttaatttcagagttttagATTAGTAAATGACCAGATTATGTtaaagcagattttgtttttagtgaataattccttaatatgtatgaaaaagtactagtttcaccgtgagattatttcactcacgacgaaggaaaaataaatgtcttattagtgaaataatctgctgctggaactagaactttttcatctatattaaggaattattatttccagtgtaataagatatttgctccacaaactacaccaaaaatgcttggtaagattttgtttttgctgtgccGGAGGatagaaaatgattttatttccttttttttctcgtaCCATTGTTTATTTGTTCTACTAATCCATCAATTCTTCCATG harbors:
- the LOC103474205 gene encoding vacuolar protein sorting-associated protein 26B-like, which translates into the protein MSFFSFGQSAEIDVVLNDAETRKKVEHKTEDGKKDKYFLFYDGETVSGKVNVTLKNPGKRLEHHGIKIEFVGQIELYYDRGNHHEFVSLVKDLARPGEITQSQTFDFEFTHVEKPYESYTGQNVKLRYFLRATVIRRLNDISKEMDIVVHTLSTYPELNSSIKMEVGIEDCLHIEFEYNKSKYHLKDVIVGKIYFLLVRIKIKHMEIDIIKRETTGTGPSVYHENDTIAKYEIMDGAPVRGESIPIRLFLAGYDLTPTMRDINKKFSVRYYLNLVLIDEEERRYFKQQEITLWRKGDVVRKSMSHQAAIASQRFEGSAASESALEQAAKEESG